The proteins below come from a single Plasmodium sp. gorilla clade G2 genome assembly, chromosome: 13 genomic window:
- a CDS encoding reticulocyte binding protein 2 homologue a, putative has protein sequence MKTYTLWNIFCNILFILFGITYQHDAHVFSKNEESSFPSSEENSQNSNTLNLNTVNTTSFSDIYNIYNNSEKNINFNNRNKKKPFRNASFINIKNERQEISNTDTTYENLNGKTNSTLIKYNNNDKIIKEHSNNNIQSFIDKKDIVWENRSILDYMDIINDSDDKIFSIESYLRELQACKEAILYITFYSLAKKENYEPVQRNIDSFYKFMEKNEDTCLAGSKNRFNFLVYSLENAAKFNYNKLQYENHLNEYKSIKNKFYHCIDDKNYDIRNKITEIKKGVEHVLRESITNDRRYRMDRYQLNINLYITNLKQISPISNNTTIKKAQTLIEESERTIKAVKKELEDDNNIYSIEFVQDELRDIVKRYTFHFQQIDKGKTEMEKFVKEAADRNLQKEAYAQKVMESTNIFSYYKYSNGVISTLNSLFNKYEKILNNLYNNVYIALENKIESKLNFNNFDKKYKPIVAETEKLTKYVADLVKLYKKKNVVSSGSQNAKLIKAQTSYNNEVSSLES, from the exons atgaagACATATACTTTAtggaatattttttgtaacattttatttatcctttttg gAATAACTTACCAACATGATGCACATGTATTTAGTAAAAATGAGGAAAGCTCATTTCCATCTTCAGAAGAGAATTCACAAAATAGTAATACACTTAATTTAAATACAGTAAATACTACTAGTTTCtcagatatatataatatttataataattcagaAAAGAATATTAATTTCAATAataggaataaaaaaaagccTTTTAGAAATGCATCAttcataaacataaaaaacgAAAGACAAGAAATAAGTAATACAGATACTAcatatgaaaatttaaaCGGAAAAACAAACAGtacattaataaaatataataataatgataaaattattaaggaacattcaaataataatattcaatcATTTATTGATAAAAAAGACATTGTGTGGGAAAACAGAAGTATTTTAGATTATatggatataataaatgatagTGATGATAAGATTTTCTCAATTGAATCGTATTTACGTGAGTTACAAGCATGTAAAGAAgctattctatatataacattttatagCTTAGCaaagaaagaaaattatgaacCAGTTCAACGCAATATTGATAGTTTCTATAAGTTCATGGAGAAGAATGAAGATACATGCTTAGCAGGATCAAAAAATAGATTCAACTTTTTAGTTTATAGTTTAGAAAATGCTgcaaaatttaattataacaaGTTGCAATATGAAAATCACTTGAATGAATACAaatcaataaaaaataaattttatcattgtatagatgataaaaattatgatattagaaataaaataactgaaataaaaaaaggagTTGAACATGTACTTAGAGAATCAATTACAAATGACCGTCGATATCGCATGGACAGATatcaattaaatataaacctTTATATAACCAACTTAAAACAAATTTCACCTATATCTAATAATACAACTATAAAAAAAGCCCAAACTCTCATAGAAGAAAGTGAAAGAACTATTAAGGCTGTAAAAAAGGAACTtgaagatgataataatatatattccattgAATTTGTTCAAGATGAATTAAGAGATATTGTCAAAAGATATACTTTTCATTTTCAACAAATTGATAAAGGAAAAACAGAAATGGAGAAATTTGTGAAAGAAGCTGCTGACAGAAATTTACAAAAAGAAGCATATGCTCAAAAAGTAATGGAATCtactaatattttttcttactaTAAATATAGTAATGGTGTTATAAGTACGTTgaattcattatttaataaatatgaaaagatACTAAATAATTTGTATAACAACGTTTATATAGctttagaaaataaaattgaatCCAAATTAAATTTCAATAATTTcgacaaaaaatataaacctATAGTTGCAGAAACCGAAAAATTAACGAAATATGTTGCTGATTTAGTTaaattgtataaaaaaaaaaacgttgTGTCTAGTGGATCACAAAATGCAAAACTTATAAAAGCTCAGacatcatataataatgaagttAGTTCATTAGAATCTT
- a CDS encoding reticulocyte binding protein 2 homologue a, putative, which translates to MISDLQNPLLLKVTEKLDKEEHEYIKENYSKWKETLDDEFKKKLKDDVEKKINELLIIKEKELKRIEKIRELLKDEIPKLVDIELKKEKKYSTVPSLRTNIVKAVVYIHNYNYDELKVEEDEAFRKRIQRDTINFLEYIEKHANYIKHIINLNTIITKTVADIDAVDNHKLIDVTEHMRKKEEIHKKVKSELNNVFKDPLNKVNTDFQDILKYKATVNKKKNLNDEKNILDYIKDKYDSIIKIKTENIINIIKILEKSMADLLIINDDIIGKCLYYLNTVLSHSSDHYDKLLLELKHSIDEYEDEIEDMKIYKNIVMKVEHEYFYSLYDDDEYSLPVKDTEMQLLQYEDIMTKIKDQVSYNLRIVKDYVKTYENNFIFFN; encoded by the exons ATGATAAGCGATTTACAAAatccattattattaaaagtaaCTGAAAAACTAGACAAAGAAGaacatgaatatataaaagaaaattacaGCAAATGGAAAGAAACATTAGATGatgaatttaaaaagaaattaaaagatgatgttgagaaaaaaataaatgaattattaattattaaagaaaaggaattgaaaagaatagaaaaaataagagAACTACTAAAAGATGAAATTCCAAAATTAGTTGATAtcgaattaaaaaaagaaaaa AAATATTCAACTGTTCCATCTTTAAGAACTAATATTGTTAAAGCTgttgtatatatacataattataattatgatgaatTGAAAGTAGAAGAGGATGAAGCTTTCAGAAAACGTATTCAAAGAGACACGATTAATTTTCttgaatatatagaaaaacatGCAAActatattaaacatataataaaccTAAATACTATCATAACAAAAACAGTGGCAGATATTGATGCAGTTGATAATCATAAATTAATTGACGTAACGGAACATATGagaaagaaagaagaaatacataaaaaGGTGAAATCTGAACTGAATAATGTTTTTAAGGACCCATTGAATAAAGTAAATACAGATTTCCAAgacattttaaaatataaagctactgttaataagaaaaaaaatttaaatgacgaaaaaaatatattagattatataaaagataaatacgatagtataattaaaattaaaacagaaaatattataaatattataaaaattttggaAAAATCAATGGCTgatcttttaataattaatgatgatattataGGAAAGTGCTTATACTATCTCAACACAGTTTTATCACATTCATCAGATCAttatgataaattattattagagCTAAAACATAGTATAGATGAATATGAGGATGAAATTGaagatatgaaaatatacaaaaatattgttATGAAGGTTGAacatgaatatttttatagtttatatgatgatgatgagtATTCCTTACCAGTAAAAGATACTGAAATGCAATTGTTACAATATGAAGATATTATGACTAAGATAAAAGATCAAGTAAGCTATAATCTTCGTATAGTAAAAGATTATGTGAaaacatatgaaaataattttatatttttcaattaa